One genomic region from Streptomyces sp. Li-HN-5-11 encodes:
- a CDS encoding RidA family protein, with the protein MNTAHVVDGLATPRGRFPHVKVVGDLVFVSGTSSRRPDNTFEGAEADALGTTTLDIRAQTRAVIENLRAILKSVGADLEDIAQITTYLVSMNDFGGYNEAFAEYFDVDGPTRTTVAVHQLPHPHLLIEMQAIATLTHH; encoded by the coding sequence ATGAACACCGCACACGTCGTCGACGGACTGGCCACCCCCCGGGGGCGCTTCCCCCACGTCAAGGTCGTCGGAGACCTCGTCTTCGTCTCCGGCACCAGTTCCCGCAGACCGGACAACACCTTCGAGGGCGCCGAGGCCGACGCCCTGGGCACGACCACCCTGGACATCCGCGCCCAGACCCGCGCCGTCATCGAGAACCTGCGGGCCATCCTCAAGTCCGTGGGCGCCGACCTGGAGGACATCGCCCAGATCACGACCTACCTGGTCTCCATGAACGACTTCGGCGGCTACAACGAGGCATTCGCCGAGTACTTCGACGTCGACGGCCCCACCCGGACCACGGTCGCCGTCCACCAGCTGCCGCACCCGCACCTGCTCATCGAGATGCAGGCCATCGCCACCCTCACCCACCACTGA
- a CDS encoding 3-hydroxyanthranilate 3,4-dioxygenase, with amino-acid sequence MTAIPEVIHFQKWIADHAHLLKPPVNNRTMALGTDFIVQVVGGPNQRTDYHVDPYEEWFHQLRGSMYVNVMTEGGPHSVHIREGETWLLPGNLPHSPQRPEADSIGLVIERVREPGTLEKFQWYCPQCHALVHEVELQVTDIVADLPPVFAAFYDDPQARVCGACGTEHPGKG; translated from the coding sequence ATGACCGCCATCCCCGAGGTCATCCACTTCCAGAAGTGGATCGCCGACCACGCCCACCTGCTCAAGCCGCCCGTCAACAACCGCACCATGGCCCTGGGCACGGACTTCATCGTGCAGGTCGTCGGGGGCCCCAACCAGCGCACCGACTACCACGTCGACCCGTACGAGGAGTGGTTTCACCAGCTGCGCGGCAGCATGTACGTCAACGTCATGACCGAGGGCGGGCCGCACTCCGTGCACATCCGGGAGGGCGAGACCTGGCTGCTGCCCGGGAACCTGCCGCACTCCCCGCAACGCCCGGAAGCCGACAGCATCGGCCTGGTCATCGAACGCGTCCGTGAGCCGGGCACCCTGGAGAAGTTCCAGTGGTACTGCCCCCAGTGCCACGCCCTCGTCCACGAGGTGGAACTCCAGGTGACCGACATCGTGGCCGATCTGCCTCCGGTCTTCGCCGCTTTCTACGACGACCCGCAGGCCCGCGTCTGCGGCGCCTGCGGGACCGAGCACCCCGGGAAGGGATGA
- a CDS encoding amidohydrolase family protein, which produces MHDHDPTQDPPQREAENDTIDVHTHYVPHGWPDLSADAGPLAPWLRIESETDAMIMLGSQEFRRIGAQCWDAETRLKDMDADGIGRQVVSPTPAFFHYGRSGAEAARIARIFNDLALDIIAPAPDRLIPFCQVPLQDTDAACRELERCLANGHRGVEIGNHVGDRDLDSEGIVTFLQHCAQLEVPVFVHPWDMDDSPRLRRWMARWLTAMPAETHLSLVAMVLGGVFDRIDDRLRICFAHGGGSFAFWLGRMDNAWRGRHDVVGTSQHPPSHYTGRFHVDSVVFDPRALRLLVDTYGPRQVMVGSDYPYPLGERPVGQVVRDSAFLTLEEKALIRRGNAERFLGLDG; this is translated from the coding sequence GTGCACGACCACGACCCGACACAGGACCCGCCCCAGCGCGAGGCCGAGAACGACACCATCGACGTCCACACCCACTACGTCCCCCACGGCTGGCCCGACCTCAGCGCGGACGCCGGCCCCCTCGCCCCCTGGCTGCGCATCGAGTCGGAGACCGACGCGATGATCATGCTCGGGTCGCAGGAGTTCCGCCGGATCGGCGCGCAGTGCTGGGACGCGGAGACCCGCCTGAAGGACATGGACGCCGACGGCATCGGCAGGCAGGTCGTCTCACCGACGCCGGCCTTCTTCCACTACGGCCGCAGCGGCGCGGAGGCGGCCCGTATCGCACGGATCTTCAACGACCTGGCCCTGGACATCATCGCCCCGGCCCCGGACCGTCTCATCCCCTTCTGCCAGGTGCCCCTCCAGGACACCGACGCTGCCTGCCGCGAACTGGAACGCTGCCTGGCCAACGGTCACCGCGGCGTCGAGATCGGCAACCACGTCGGCGACCGCGACCTGGACAGCGAGGGCATCGTCACCTTCCTGCAGCACTGCGCGCAGCTGGAGGTCCCGGTCTTCGTCCATCCCTGGGACATGGACGACTCTCCGCGCCTGCGCCGCTGGATGGCGCGCTGGCTGACCGCCATGCCCGCCGAGACCCATCTGTCGCTGGTGGCGATGGTCCTCGGCGGAGTCTTCGACCGGATCGACGACCGGCTGAGGATCTGCTTCGCACACGGCGGGGGATCCTTCGCCTTCTGGCTCGGCCGCATGGACAACGCCTGGCGGGGCCGCCACGACGTGGTCGGCACCTCCCAGCACCCGCCCTCGCACTACACCGGCCGGTTCCATGTCGACTCCGTCGTCTTCGACCCCCGCGCCCTGCGTCTGCTGGTGGACACCTACGGCCCGCGGCAGGTCATGGTCGGCAGTGACTATCCCTACCCGCTGGGGGAACGGCCCGTCGGCCAGGTGGTGCGCGACAGTGCCTTTCTCACCCTCGAGGAGAAGGCGCTGATCCGCCGGGGCAACGCCGAGCGCTTCCTCGGGCTCGACGGCTGA
- a CDS encoding helix-turn-helix domain-containing protein produces the protein MTVGAGEVGVMFQPEPETAAAGQREDLFSIIDAAGELLNVPIVLEDTDFRVLAWSKGQHAADEERVSGILERQAQPWLVEVLRSRGDIARLIASPEPVFLDPASDRAKPRMACRVQHDGPHLGYLWASTETPFDSRQTAHFRAAAQTIAVRMSRSGGQGTTEQDDLRAVLLGTEAAEQAAGRLGLPAAKVTVLAAASCRPVHDTAFAEIPSDVLRLYLTTAHPRSFIARHDHATYAVLLWPESTDDAEAMGRSLKIARDLWDRAALRERIVLAVSTTVGDPGRIPAARSQADRVTGLQQQYPAAPRVSSFKDVQLLYALSRLRGALRQDDEILGGAVPLLERHDRQHHTQLMATLRCYLDHFGDTNAAAAQLHLHPNTFRYRLQRIREVSGFDPRDAQTRFLAELHLRLRDLDRTGGP, from the coding sequence ATGACTGTCGGAGCCGGGGAGGTGGGTGTGATGTTCCAGCCGGAACCCGAGACCGCGGCCGCCGGCCAGCGGGAAGACCTGTTCTCGATCATCGACGCGGCCGGTGAGCTCCTCAATGTGCCCATCGTCTTGGAGGACACCGACTTCCGTGTGCTGGCCTGGTCGAAAGGACAGCACGCCGCCGACGAGGAAAGGGTCTCCGGGATCCTCGAGCGGCAGGCCCAGCCCTGGCTCGTCGAGGTGCTGCGCTCGCGGGGGGACATCGCCCGCCTGATCGCCTCCCCGGAGCCCGTCTTCCTGGACCCGGCCTCCGACCGGGCCAAGCCCCGGATGGCCTGCCGGGTCCAGCACGACGGTCCGCATCTGGGCTATCTGTGGGCCAGTACGGAGACTCCCTTCGACTCGCGGCAGACGGCCCACTTTCGCGCCGCCGCACAGACGATCGCCGTCCGTATGAGCCGCTCGGGCGGCCAGGGCACCACCGAGCAGGACGACCTGCGGGCTGTCCTGCTCGGTACCGAGGCCGCCGAACAGGCCGCCGGCCGGCTGGGTCTGCCGGCCGCCAAGGTCACCGTGCTCGCCGCCGCGTCGTGCCGGCCGGTGCACGATACGGCGTTCGCCGAGATCCCGTCGGACGTCCTGCGTCTGTACCTGACGACAGCGCACCCCCGCTCCTTCATCGCACGGCACGATCACGCCACCTATGCGGTGCTGCTGTGGCCGGAGTCCACGGACGACGCCGAAGCCATGGGCCGCTCCCTGAAGATCGCCCGGGACCTGTGGGACCGTGCGGCACTGCGCGAGCGCATCGTGCTGGCCGTCAGCACCACCGTCGGGGATCCCGGCCGGATCCCGGCCGCCCGATCCCAGGCCGACCGGGTCACCGGACTGCAACAGCAGTACCCGGCAGCTCCCCGTGTGTCCTCCTTCAAGGACGTCCAGCTTCTGTACGCACTCTCCCGTCTGCGCGGAGCCCTCCGCCAGGACGATGAGATCCTCGGCGGCGCCGTACCCCTCCTGGAACGCCACGACCGGCAGCATCACACCCAGCTCATGGCCACCCTGCGCTGCTACCTGGACCATTTCGGCGACACCAACGCCGCCGCCGCGCAACTGCATCTGCACCCGAACACCTTCCGCTACCGCCTGCAACGCATCCGTGAGGTCAGCGGCTTCGACCCGCGTGACGCGCAGACGCGTTTCCTGGCGGAGCTGCACCTGCGCCTGCGCGACCTGGACCGGACGGGCGGACCATGA
- a CDS encoding DUF5937 family protein, giving the protein MTIEFRVPATATELVGFSYSPALEAVLSLHVLVEPKHHPVQHPWVRATRRLPPALKREIDAFSFAFRSYFPEFLFPSPTGELLDFADELERLRRIDPDLARLEFALPLLTPWPADGPVRDPDVLAEPAVRHRLSEQAAAVCGETLATLLLDDPGALLERFLRLLEGYWEEAFAEEWRRIEPELADSVTEAGRQIAEHGLYGMLRALWPEVRCDPAAGRFWLERPHDHQVAIGPHEQLALVPSAFVWPHIRVNCDGPWPLGLVFPASSIVREARPRIPPAQLVGVLRALADDTRLRALRLIAERPRSTQELAPLVGVSEAALSKHLRVLADAGLLERCRQGYYVLYRLVPRKVAELAPGLEGFLGENSAPPTLD; this is encoded by the coding sequence ATGACGATCGAATTCCGGGTCCCGGCCACCGCCACGGAACTGGTGGGCTTCTCCTATTCGCCTGCCCTGGAGGCGGTACTGAGCCTGCACGTCCTCGTGGAACCCAAACACCACCCGGTCCAGCACCCGTGGGTGAGGGCGACGCGCCGACTCCCGCCGGCGCTGAAACGCGAGATCGACGCGTTCTCGTTCGCTTTCCGGTCCTACTTCCCGGAGTTCCTCTTCCCCTCGCCGACGGGCGAGTTGCTCGACTTCGCCGATGAACTGGAGCGCCTGCGGAGGATCGACCCGGACCTGGCACGCCTGGAGTTCGCCCTGCCCCTGCTCACCCCCTGGCCGGCGGACGGCCCGGTCAGGGACCCCGACGTGCTCGCTGAGCCGGCCGTGCGCCACCGGCTGTCCGAACAGGCGGCAGCCGTCTGCGGAGAGACACTGGCCACGCTGCTGCTCGACGACCCGGGCGCCCTTCTGGAGCGCTTCCTGCGGCTGCTGGAAGGCTACTGGGAGGAAGCATTCGCCGAGGAGTGGCGCAGAATCGAGCCGGAACTGGCCGACAGCGTCACGGAAGCCGGCCGGCAGATCGCCGAGCACGGCCTGTACGGCATGCTGCGCGCGCTGTGGCCCGAGGTGCGATGTGATCCCGCGGCCGGAAGGTTCTGGCTGGAGCGGCCGCACGACCACCAGGTCGCCATCGGCCCGCACGAACAACTCGCCCTGGTGCCCAGTGCCTTCGTATGGCCGCACATCCGCGTCAACTGCGACGGCCCGTGGCCTCTCGGGCTGGTCTTCCCCGCCTCCTCCATCGTGCGGGAAGCCCGTCCGCGCATCCCCCCGGCCCAACTGGTCGGCGTCCTGAGAGCCCTGGCGGACGACACCCGCCTGCGGGCGCTGCGCCTGATCGCCGAGCGGCCCCGCAGCACCCAGGAACTCGCCCCGCTCGTCGGAGTCAGCGAGGCCGCCCTGTCCAAGCACCTGCGGGTGCTCGCCGACGCGGGACTGCTGGAACGCTGCCGTCAGGGCTACTACGTCCTGTACCGGCTCGTGCCCCGGAAAGTGGCCGAGCTCGCGCCCGGCCTGGAAGGCTTTCTCGGCGAGAACAGCGCCCCGCCGACGCTTGATTAG
- a CDS encoding MFS transporter — translation MPLLNDRNLLLLFVGQGVSRLGDGLYTAAVAWQAWALTHDPSAVALVTVAAHAPAFLATFVAASYADRYDRRRLMISTDLARAAVVAAGAATLLAGVQNLTILVLGTALLALIGAPFAPARNAIVPQIVPAERLQQANGILQVAFRAAFFVGPLLLTPLLTYASFPAVLALDVLTFLVSAAAVAALRVPHPASEGPRRGLGTDLAEGLAAIRSAPDVLVVITTFVFALAVASGFLAVGLVALVGQGGPYGLLLGIAGLAEIAGALVLTKLRLPRLAVTAVLAWGLLGAFRLPLGLVHSTAAIAVLLIVTGLASALTDIPLIALVQQRIPEAHLAKALGLWEAGVAGALAVSPFLASGVIGRIGVGPAFVVSGAALMALAAAASVVLTAVSRAGQHRTDPGRDRGNSPGVSRSPGSASARPDTTCASPPSPTWPRL, via the coding sequence ATGCCGCTTCTCAACGACCGAAATCTACTCCTGCTCTTCGTCGGCCAGGGCGTCTCCCGCCTCGGTGACGGCCTGTACACCGCCGCCGTCGCCTGGCAGGCCTGGGCCCTCACCCACGACCCGTCGGCGGTCGCACTCGTCACCGTGGCCGCCCATGCCCCGGCGTTCCTGGCCACCTTCGTCGCCGCCTCCTACGCGGACCGCTACGACCGAAGACGCCTGATGATCAGCACCGATCTAGCCCGCGCCGCCGTGGTGGCCGCCGGGGCCGCCACGCTGCTCGCGGGGGTGCAGAACCTGACGATCCTGGTGCTGGGAACGGCCCTGCTGGCACTGATCGGCGCTCCGTTCGCCCCGGCCCGCAACGCCATCGTGCCGCAGATCGTGCCGGCCGAGCGTCTGCAGCAGGCCAACGGCATCCTGCAGGTCGCCTTCCGAGCCGCCTTCTTCGTCGGGCCGCTGCTGCTCACCCCGCTGCTCACCTACGCGTCCTTCCCCGCGGTCCTGGCGCTGGACGTGCTGACGTTCCTGGTCTCCGCCGCGGCCGTGGCCGCCCTGCGTGTCCCCCACCCTGCGTCGGAGGGTCCTCGCCGAGGGCTGGGAACGGACCTCGCCGAGGGCCTCGCAGCCATACGCTCGGCCCCCGATGTGCTGGTCGTCATCACGACCTTCGTGTTCGCGCTTGCCGTGGCCAGTGGCTTCCTGGCCGTCGGCCTCGTCGCCCTGGTCGGCCAGGGTGGTCCGTACGGGCTCCTGCTGGGCATCGCCGGCCTCGCCGAGATCGCCGGCGCGCTGGTGCTCACCAAGCTGCGTCTGCCCCGCCTCGCCGTGACCGCGGTCCTGGCGTGGGGCCTGCTCGGCGCCTTCCGTCTTCCTCTGGGCCTGGTCCACTCGACCGCGGCGATCGCCGTGCTCCTCATCGTCACCGGACTCGCCTCCGCCCTGACCGACATCCCGCTGATCGCGCTGGTCCAGCAACGCATTCCCGAGGCCCACCTCGCCAAGGCCCTGGGCCTGTGGGAGGCAGGCGTCGCGGGCGCCCTGGCGGTGTCGCCATTCCTGGCCTCCGGCGTCATCGGCCGTATCGGCGTCGGCCCCGCCTTCGTCGTCTCCGGCGCAGCGCTCATGGCACTCGCCGCCGCCGCTTCTGTCGTTCTCACCGCCGTCTCCCGGGCCGGCCAACACCGCACCGATCCAGGCAGGGACAGAGGAAACTCCCCAGGTGTCTCGCGATCGCCCGGATCGGCATCTGCTCGGCCCGATACAACCTGCGCATCTCCGCCCAGCCCTACGTGGCCACGTTTGTGA
- a CDS encoding amidohydrolase: protein MTDHGADLLIRAGAVHTLVPAQAVQRAVAVRGDRIAAVSAAPNGLDHLVSAETQVHDLPGATVLPAFDDTHTHLIFAALGAHDVPVHQARNIPEFLDLIRQRAAVTPQGEWIRTTTNWQELNLTERRMPTAAELDQATDRHPVLVKRGGHNDVVNHYALRLAGITEDTPAPPGGTVGRSADGKLDGRLIDNALHLVEHLVPAPDRAERIDGLRLATRDYAATGIGTVRDCAVTPEDYAVLLAAREAGALSTRVRALISALGLTNAARVEDLLDVMEEWRDKSDPWLSVWGVKFGLDGGLEAGATEEPYACDHAFSGMLIWEPDALLEAVEAVVRRGWRVGTHAYGDRAVRTLLDVYERVLERNPGLPAGTLVMEHGGLAGPGQQARAVALGIPVTIQQPLLHDTAEVEEGFWGPERVARLFPARGWIDLGAEVSAGSDFPVGQFGAMRSIWGMTTRQTVIGVKGPEHAITYDEALTLHTAGAARLTGEAHLRGTLTPGRLADLTVWDQDPAQCTGDALRDLRPTHTFVGGLLVTRTHTR from the coding sequence ATGACTGATCACGGAGCCGACCTTCTGATCCGCGCCGGGGCGGTGCACACCCTGGTGCCCGCTCAGGCGGTGCAGCGGGCAGTGGCCGTGCGCGGCGACCGTATCGCAGCCGTGTCCGCCGCCCCGAACGGTCTCGATCACCTGGTGAGCGCGGAGACACAGGTCCATGACCTGCCCGGTGCCACCGTACTGCCCGCCTTCGACGACACCCACACCCACCTGATCTTCGCAGCGCTCGGTGCCCATGACGTCCCCGTGCACCAGGCCCGCAACATCCCCGAGTTCCTCGACCTGATCCGGCAGCGGGCCGCCGTCACCCCTCAGGGCGAGTGGATCCGCACCACCACCAACTGGCAGGAACTCAACCTCACCGAGCGCCGCATGCCCACCGCAGCCGAACTCGACCAAGCCACCGACCGCCACCCGGTCCTCGTCAAGCGCGGCGGCCACAACGACGTCGTCAACCACTATGCGCTGCGGCTGGCGGGCATCACCGAGGACACCCCCGCACCGCCGGGCGGCACCGTCGGCCGCAGCGCCGACGGCAAGCTGGACGGCCGGCTGATCGACAACGCCCTGCACCTGGTGGAGCACCTGGTCCCGGCCCCGGACCGGGCCGAGCGCATCGACGGACTTCGCCTGGCCACCCGCGACTACGCCGCCACGGGCATCGGGACCGTGCGCGACTGCGCGGTCACCCCCGAGGACTACGCGGTGCTCCTGGCCGCTCGCGAGGCGGGGGCGCTCAGCACCCGGGTGCGGGCGCTGATCTCCGCCCTCGGGCTGACCAACGCCGCCCGGGTGGAGGACCTGCTCGACGTCATGGAGGAGTGGCGTGACAAATCCGACCCGTGGCTGTCGGTGTGGGGTGTGAAGTTCGGCCTCGACGGCGGTCTGGAGGCTGGGGCCACCGAGGAGCCGTACGCCTGCGACCACGCCTTCTCCGGAATGCTGATCTGGGAGCCGGACGCGCTGCTCGAGGCCGTCGAGGCTGTGGTCCGGCGCGGCTGGCGAGTCGGCACCCACGCTTACGGCGACCGCGCGGTGCGCACCCTGCTGGACGTCTACGAGCGCGTCCTCGAGCGCAATCCTGGGCTGCCCGCCGGCACGCTGGTAATGGAGCACGGCGGCCTGGCCGGACCCGGACAGCAGGCCCGCGCCGTCGCGTTGGGCATCCCGGTCACCATCCAGCAGCCGCTGCTGCACGACACCGCCGAGGTCGAGGAAGGCTTCTGGGGACCCGAACGCGTCGCCCGGCTGTTCCCCGCCCGCGGCTGGATCGACCTGGGCGCCGAGGTCAGCGCCGGATCCGACTTCCCCGTCGGCCAGTTCGGCGCGATGCGCTCCATCTGGGGCATGACCACCCGGCAGACCGTCATTGGGGTCAAGGGCCCCGAGCACGCCATCACCTACGACGAAGCCCTCACCCTGCACACCGCGGGCGCCGCCCGCCTGACCGGCGAGGCGCACCTGCGCGGCACCCTCACTCCGGGCCGCCTCGCCGACCTCACCGTCTGGGACCAGGATCCCGCCCAGTGCACGGGCGACGCGCTGCGTGATCTCCGCCCCACGCACACCTTCGTCGGCGGCCTCCTGGTCACCCGGACCCACACGCGGTAA
- a CDS encoding Lrp/AsnC family transcriptional regulator: MRQVLDETDRRIAAALVAAPRASWREVARCLGLSERTVVRRVALLYADGTLRATVVRNPARFPHLIPVALRICCRPNKIRQVAQALARRPDTVWVDILGGGDEISTIFFLEGPEARNNLLLRDLPATDAVGSWTAHTLLRVFPTAFRWTAGLLSPEELAELVPDPAQPTASAPSYAPVDVDTALIAGLTEDGRATYTDLARRAGTTALTARRRLEALLESQVLRLATELDLALLGAQTEALLWISVRPGALQEAARPLSAHPHVRFCAATTGPANLVVAVAVANLDALYTFLTDAVGPLEAVTAIDTTPLLATVKRTGLIRH; encoded by the coding sequence ATGCGACAGGTGCTCGATGAAACCGATCGGCGGATCGCGGCGGCCCTGGTCGCCGCGCCGCGTGCCTCCTGGCGTGAGGTGGCCCGCTGTCTGGGGCTGTCCGAGCGCACCGTCGTACGCCGGGTCGCCCTGCTGTACGCCGACGGCACCCTGCGCGCGACCGTGGTACGCAACCCGGCCCGCTTCCCGCACCTGATCCCCGTCGCCCTGCGCATCTGCTGCCGCCCCAACAAGATCCGGCAGGTCGCCCAGGCGCTGGCCCGCCGCCCCGACACCGTCTGGGTGGACATCCTCGGCGGCGGCGACGAGATCTCCACGATCTTCTTCCTGGAAGGTCCGGAAGCCCGCAACAACCTGTTGTTGCGCGACCTGCCCGCCACCGACGCCGTCGGCTCCTGGACCGCCCACACCTTGCTGCGTGTCTTCCCCACCGCCTTCCGCTGGACCGCCGGCCTCCTCTCACCGGAAGAACTGGCCGAACTCGTCCCCGACCCCGCGCAACCGACGGCCTCGGCACCGTCGTACGCGCCTGTCGACGTCGACACCGCGCTGATCGCCGGGCTGACCGAGGACGGCCGGGCCACTTACACGGACCTGGCCCGCCGCGCCGGCACTACCGCGCTCACGGCCCGCCGACGGCTCGAAGCCCTCCTGGAGAGTCAGGTGCTGCGCCTGGCCACCGAGCTCGATCTCGCACTGCTCGGCGCGCAGACCGAGGCGTTGCTGTGGATCTCGGTGCGGCCGGGCGCGCTGCAGGAGGCCGCGCGGCCCCTGAGCGCCCACCCGCACGTCCGGTTCTGCGCCGCCACCACCGGGCCCGCCAACCTGGTTGTCGCCGTTGCCGTCGCGAACCTCGACGCTCTGTACACCTTCCTCACCGACGCCGTCGGCCCCTTGGAAGCGGTCACCGCCATCGATACCACCCCGCTGCTGGCGACCGTCAAACGCACGGGCCTGATCCGACACTGA
- a CDS encoding FAD-dependent oxidoreductase yields the protein MGIGSVKRPERVAVIGVGILGASVGWNLSRQGAKVVFIDAAQPGEGVTNWSFSWVNASNKTARKSYFDLNVAGMAVSIPSLCGEFLSGQL from the coding sequence GTGGGGATCGGGTCCGTGAAGCGGCCTGAACGTGTTGCTGTCATCGGAGTGGGCATCCTCGGAGCCAGCGTGGGCTGGAACCTGTCCCGGCAGGGCGCCAAGGTGGTCTTCATCGATGCGGCCCAGCCGGGCGAAGGCGTCACCAACTGGTCTTTCTCGTGGGTCAACGCCAGCAACAAGACCGCTCGCAAGTCCTACTTCGACCTGAACGTCGCGGGCATGGCAGTGTCAATCCCCTCGTTGTGTGGAGAGTTTCTAAGCGGCCAGCTCTAG
- a CDS encoding IS3 family transposase: MGEVAAADPARLAGVISDCKAEKNIPHTMSCRVLGVSESWFYKWKVRPVTGREVRRGQLAEAVRRIFDASGGTYGSPKVWITRVREGWRLSVSTVAKTMAELGLAGRKIRRRRGLTRPGRRAAAPDFVRRDFSADAPDQVWCGDMTEIVTSEGKLYLATVIDLFSRRLLGYAMGARHDAELVVASLHMAAATRGGDVKGVIFHSHRGSEYVSRRFKRACRRLGVTQSMGRVGSCFDNAVSEAFNSVLKVEYVHRHTFATRAEARLKIATWITGFYNTRRLHSVCEYHSPID; the protein is encoded by the coding sequence GTGGGTGAAGTAGCTGCCGCGGACCCGGCCCGGCTGGCCGGGGTGATCAGCGACTGCAAGGCCGAGAAGAACATTCCGCACACCATGTCCTGCCGCGTGCTGGGCGTGAGCGAGTCGTGGTTCTACAAGTGGAAGGTCAGGCCTGTCACCGGCCGCGAGGTGCGGCGCGGACAGCTGGCTGAGGCCGTCCGGCGCATCTTCGACGCCTCGGGCGGCACCTACGGCTCCCCGAAGGTCTGGATCACGCGCGTGAGGGAGGGATGGCGCCTGTCGGTGAGCACCGTCGCGAAGACCATGGCCGAGCTGGGCCTGGCCGGACGGAAGATCCGCCGGCGTCGCGGGCTCACTCGCCCAGGCAGGCGGGCCGCGGCGCCGGACTTCGTGCGCCGCGACTTCAGCGCGGATGCCCCGGACCAAGTCTGGTGCGGCGACATGACCGAGATCGTCACCAGCGAGGGCAAGCTCTACCTGGCCACGGTGATCGATCTGTTCTCACGCCGCCTGCTCGGCTATGCGATGGGTGCTCGCCACGATGCCGAACTCGTCGTGGCCTCACTGCACATGGCCGCAGCCACCCGCGGAGGCGACGTGAAAGGCGTGATCTTTCACAGCCACAGGGGCAGCGAGTACGTCTCCCGTCGGTTCAAGCGGGCCTGCCGCCGCCTCGGCGTGACCCAGTCCATGGGACGCGTTGGCTCATGCTTCGATAACGCCGTCAGCGAGGCGTTCAACAGCGTCCTCAAGGTCGAATACGTCCACCGGCACACCTTCGCCACACGTGCCGAGGCCCGGCTGAAGATCGCCACGTGGATCACCGGCTTCTACAACACCCGCCGACTACACAGCGTATGCGAGTACCACAGTCCGATCGACTAG
- a CDS encoding helix-turn-helix transcriptional regulator, translating into MDPVPLSAREREIVAWMAEGMTNRQISELAFVSENMVHQHLKRVLRKLNVHSRAELVQVTWQGAADLP; encoded by the coding sequence GTGGACCCCGTGCCGCTCTCGGCCCGCGAGCGCGAGATCGTCGCCTGGATGGCCGAAGGCATGACCAACCGCCAGATCTCCGAGCTGGCGTTCGTGTCGGAGAACATGGTGCACCAGCATCTCAAGCGTGTGTTGCGCAAGCTGAATGTGCACAGCCGGGCAGAACTCGTCCAGGTGACCTGGCAGGGCGCAGCCGACCTGCCGTGA
- a CDS encoding cupin domain-containing protein, whose product MPKFTQVDEREWIHEDVVGHAIDRCKLWYDGHGLSFSLVKMPANYELSLHRHETWVAVFVVEGSMKWEGDGQERKLGTGDFYFVHPGEEHVETSLDETLVLIIKAEPNIQYPVDADSDRR is encoded by the coding sequence ATGCCCAAGTTCACTCAGGTCGATGAGCGCGAGTGGATTCACGAGGACGTCGTCGGTCACGCCATCGACCGCTGCAAGCTGTGGTATGACGGCCACGGTCTGTCGTTCTCGCTGGTGAAGATGCCCGCCAACTACGAGCTCAGCCTGCACCGGCACGAGACGTGGGTGGCGGTGTTCGTGGTGGAGGGCTCCATGAAATGGGAAGGCGACGGGCAGGAGCGCAAGCTCGGCACCGGCGACTTCTACTTCGTGCACCCGGGCGAGGAGCACGTGGAGACCTCACTCGACGAGACCCTCGTACTGATCATCAAGGCCGAGCCCAACATCCAGTACCCCGTCGACGCCGACAGCGACCGCAGGTAG